Proteins from a single region of Sphingomonas sp. FARSPH:
- the copD gene encoding copper homeostasis membrane protein CopD, whose translation MTLAALFGLAAFSLYGLRARERGDALALRPWFIASAGLSLLFSGAWVVLMASSMAGTPAWPIDREAVGALLTGSAIGAAWKLRMVMVALAALAALVAGGRGIWLSIVALCSAVALATLAWTGHGAMDEAVMGWVHLIVDILHLIASGAWVGALLGLLLLVSRPAARVDAAHLGLTHRALHGFGAIGTVVVGTILVTGLVNGWMLVGIGNLATLPATLYGQLLIAKLALFVAMLGLASLNRFRLTPAFERSIAADDHKGALGALRTSLAIETACVIAVLGLIAWLGTLAPPASAM comes from the coding sequence GTGACGCTGGCTGCGCTGTTCGGCCTTGCCGCATTCAGCCTTTATGGGCTGCGGGCGCGCGAGCGCGGCGACGCGCTCGCGCTGCGTCCCTGGTTCATCGCCAGCGCTGGCCTGAGCCTGTTGTTTTCAGGCGCCTGGGTCGTGCTGATGGCCTCCTCAATGGCCGGAACGCCGGCCTGGCCGATCGACCGTGAAGCAGTCGGCGCGCTGCTCACCGGCTCTGCGATCGGAGCAGCATGGAAGCTGCGCATGGTCATGGTGGCCCTCGCGGCGCTGGCAGCGCTGGTCGCGGGCGGGCGCGGCATCTGGCTGAGCATCGTCGCGCTCTGCTCGGCCGTGGCACTCGCAACGCTGGCGTGGACCGGACACGGCGCGATGGACGAAGCCGTGATGGGCTGGGTCCACCTCATCGTCGACATTCTCCATCTGATCGCCTCGGGCGCTTGGGTTGGCGCACTACTGGGGCTGCTCCTGCTCGTCTCCCGACCCGCGGCGCGCGTAGACGCGGCGCATCTGGGGCTGACGCACCGCGCGCTGCACGGGTTCGGCGCGATCGGGACGGTTGTGGTCGGCACGATCCTCGTCACCGGCCTGGTCAACGGCTGGATGCTGGTCGGGATCGGCAACCTCGCCACGCTTCCTGCGACGCTCTATGGTCAGCTCCTGATCGCAAAGCTGGCGCTGTTCGTCGCCATGCTAGGGCTCGCCTCGCTCAACCGCTTCCGGCTCACGCCGGCATTCGAGCGGTCGATCGCAGCGGACGATCACAAGGGCGCCCTCGGCGCGCTGCGGACAAGTCTGGCGATCGAAACCGCCTGTGTCATCGCGGTTCTCGGGCTGATCGCCTGGCTCGGGACGCTCGCGCCGCCTGCATCGGCGATGTGA
- a CDS encoding flagellar biosynthetic protein FliQ produces the protein MDQSILLDETGRMLAVAGLICVVLLVPMMIVGLIISIIQAATSISEQTLSFVPKLIALGVCLVIFGSAATELLTKFTAELFAVIASMGR, from the coding sequence ATGGATCAGTCGATCCTGCTCGACGAGACGGGGAGGATGCTGGCCGTGGCCGGCCTGATCTGCGTGGTGCTGCTCGTGCCGATGATGATCGTCGGGCTGATAATCAGCATCATCCAGGCGGCGACGTCGATTAGCGAACAGACGCTGAGCTTCGTGCCTAAGCTGATCGCGCTAGGCGTATGTTTGGTGATTTTCGGGAGCGCAGCGACCGAGCTCCTGACCAAGTTCACGGCCGAGCTGTTCGCTGTGATCGCGAGCATGGGCCGTTGA
- a CDS encoding periplasmic heavy metal sensor, which produces MSGRIRLLLGIVACFIAAIIGVFVGRALLPPRAQPGSELHDVLHHKLALDANQEARLEVLEQRFAVQRRAFELELRANNARLAEAIEAEHGNGPRVAAAVDQSHAVMGELQKATLAHIFAMRQLLRPNQTGQFDQAVVKALTDDAR; this is translated from the coding sequence ATGAGCGGCCGCATCCGCCTTCTGCTTGGCATTGTCGCGTGCTTCATCGCCGCGATCATCGGTGTGTTCGTGGGGCGGGCGCTACTTCCGCCACGTGCCCAGCCCGGCTCGGAGCTGCACGACGTGCTGCATCATAAGCTGGCGCTGGACGCCAACCAGGAAGCGCGACTTGAAGTGCTGGAGCAGCGTTTCGCCGTGCAGCGGCGCGCATTCGAGCTGGAATTGCGGGCGAACAATGCCCGGCTCGCTGAAGCGATCGAGGCCGAGCATGGCAACGGGCCGCGCGTCGCCGCAGCGGTCGACCAGAGCCACGCCGTCATGGGCGAGCTCCAGAAAGCGACGCTGGCGCACATCTTCGCCATGCGCCAGCTCTTGCGGCCCAATCAGACCGGCCAGTTCGATCAGGCCGTGGTGAAGGCGCTCACCGACGACGCACGTTGA
- the copC gene encoding copper homeostasis periplasmic binding protein CopC, translated as MRRLSVLTAAAALVMFAGTANAHPKLVSASPAANATVAKPARIELHFSEKLMPAFSKADLTMAAMPGMAAMKMASASALSSDGRTLVITPKSPLPSGRYSVAWNVVSTDTHKVAGTYVFAVK; from the coding sequence ATGCGCCGCCTATCCGTTCTGACTGCTGCTGCCGCTCTCGTCATGTTCGCCGGAACGGCGAACGCCCATCCTAAGCTGGTGTCGGCATCGCCGGCCGCCAATGCGACGGTCGCGAAGCCCGCTCGTATCGAACTTCATTTCAGCGAGAAGCTGATGCCAGCCTTCTCCAAGGCCGATCTCACGATGGCAGCGATGCCCGGCATGGCAGCCATGAAGATGGCCAGCGCCTCCGCGCTCTCGTCCGATGGCCGGACCCTCGTCATCACCCCGAAATCGCCGCTCCCATCGGGTCGGTATAGCGTCGCGTGGAATGTCGTCTCGACCGACACCCACAAGGTCGCAGGAACCTACGTCTTCGCGGTGAAGTGA
- a CDS encoding four-helix bundle copper-binding protein: MHQIDPGMKACMDACHECHVTCLHMAMNHCLEMGGQHAAPEHMKIMADCAQICAVAIDFMARKSAHHQHICRECAEICRACAASCEALGGMEDCVAACRKCADSCDRMAA; encoded by the coding sequence ATGCACCAGATCGACCCCGGCATGAAGGCGTGCATGGACGCCTGCCACGAATGCCATGTGACCTGTCTTCACATGGCGATGAACCATTGCCTCGAAATGGGCGGCCAGCACGCCGCGCCCGAGCATATGAAGATCATGGCCGACTGCGCGCAAATTTGCGCGGTTGCGATCGACTTCATGGCGCGCAAGTCCGCCCACCATCAGCATATCTGCCGCGAGTGTGCCGAGATCTGCCGGGCTTGCGCAGCGAGCTGCGAGGCCCTGGGCGGCATGGAGGATTGCGTGGCAGCGTGCCGGAAGTGCGCCGATTCCTGCGATCGGATGGCGGCATAG
- a CDS encoding RNA polymerase sigma factor gives MSLDWTTLTDGELATLSIAGREAAFAEIMRRHRQSIFRMVRACVGEADEALDLLQETFVAAHQALPRYDGDRSMRAWLSTIAINKCRDWGRKRTVRRFLAFAAPIGPEAEAIADDQVAIDDATGDRQELDRVTRAIAGLPTALKESLVLRTIEGLSQAETAAVLSISEKAVETRLYRARSKLLERLGGR, from the coding sequence GTGAGCCTCGACTGGACCACGCTTACGGACGGCGAGCTGGCGACCCTCAGCATCGCCGGGCGCGAAGCCGCCTTCGCCGAGATCATGCGCCGCCATCGGCAGTCAATCTTCCGCATGGTGCGCGCGTGCGTCGGCGAGGCCGACGAGGCGCTGGACCTTCTGCAGGAGACCTTCGTCGCGGCGCATCAGGCCCTGCCCCGCTACGACGGCGATCGATCGATGCGCGCGTGGCTATCGACGATCGCGATCAACAAGTGCCGCGATTGGGGGCGCAAGCGCACCGTGCGGCGCTTTCTGGCGTTCGCCGCACCGATCGGCCCGGAAGCCGAAGCCATTGCAGACGACCAGGTGGCGATCGACGACGCGACGGGCGACCGACAGGAACTCGACCGCGTGACGCGCGCCATTGCGGGCTTGCCGACCGCATTGAAGGAATCCTTGGTGCTGCGCACGATCGAGGGGTTGAGCCAGGCTGAAACCGCGGCAGTGTTGTCGATCAGCGAAAAGGCGGTAGAAACCCGCCTCTATCGCGCGCGATCGAAGTTGCTGGAGCGATTGGGCGGGCGCTGA